In one window of Frigoriglobus tundricola DNA:
- the ftsH gene encoding ATP-dependent zinc metalloprotease FtsH, producing MSQQDGPPTNPQLTPKRGSPLLPGGWIALVVLGVVLFAFLAFGTRSKEIDYSRFHELMEAGELKSVTLFGTDRARGEVRDPNSELAKKFELGKNGQFAVLLPPSNDRGPLIAEIEKEDQKYRDKVKAKGEEVPARVKINREEEPAPWIGSVLLQLLVVFGVVTLFVVFVLPKLRDPMGGGFINNYIRSPAKRYEKGKGRITFEDVAGMENAKRELNEMVDYLKDPAKFTRVGATVPKGVLLVGPPGTGKTLLAKAVAGEANVPFFAISGSEFIQMFVGVGASRVRDMFRTAKEHSPCVIFIDEIDAVGRMRGAGYGGGSDEREQTLNQILSEMDGFQPTETVIVMAATNRPDVLDAALLRPGRFDRHITVDRPTWKGRLEILKVHTRNKPLSDQVDLERVARNMVGMSGAELKNLCNEAALLAVRSGRNKVEQIDFDRAADRVRLGAMREEPFNDQEKRRTAYHEAGHALCAFLMPSANSLDRVSIIPRGRAGGVTLFQQDEERVDHAQSELLAMLVMSMGGRAADKLVLGEPLSGAVGDLKQATRIARIMVTQFGMSDRIGPVYHQQGEEHVFLGKEIVESRAYSEGTARLIDEEIQRILVDAEARATELVRTHRDKLDALAEALLLHEEIDRDEVAKVMAGVPVAELRPEPPKAPTPAPAPAAPEPIPEPAPPKPGLAFGGA from the coding sequence ATGTCGCAACAAGACGGCCCCCCGACCAACCCGCAGCTCACGCCGAAGCGTGGCAGCCCGCTGTTGCCCGGCGGGTGGATCGCGCTCGTCGTCCTGGGTGTCGTCTTGTTCGCCTTTCTGGCGTTCGGCACCCGGTCCAAGGAGATCGACTACTCCCGCTTCCACGAGCTGATGGAAGCGGGCGAACTCAAGTCGGTCACCCTGTTCGGCACCGACCGCGCCCGGGGCGAGGTCCGCGACCCGAACTCCGAACTCGCCAAGAAGTTCGAACTCGGCAAAAATGGGCAGTTCGCGGTCCTGTTGCCGCCGTCGAACGACCGCGGCCCACTCATTGCCGAAATCGAGAAGGAAGATCAGAAGTACCGCGACAAGGTGAAGGCCAAGGGCGAGGAGGTGCCGGCGCGCGTCAAGATCAACCGCGAAGAGGAACCGGCCCCGTGGATCGGGTCGGTCCTCCTGCAACTGCTGGTCGTGTTCGGCGTCGTCACCCTGTTTGTGGTGTTCGTGCTGCCGAAGCTCCGCGACCCGATGGGCGGCGGGTTCATCAACAACTACATCCGCAGCCCGGCCAAGCGGTACGAGAAGGGCAAGGGGCGCATCACGTTCGAAGACGTCGCCGGCATGGAGAACGCCAAGCGCGAACTGAACGAGATGGTCGATTACCTGAAGGACCCGGCCAAGTTTACCCGCGTGGGGGCGACGGTTCCCAAGGGCGTGCTGCTCGTAGGCCCGCCCGGCACCGGCAAAACGCTGCTGGCGAAGGCCGTGGCCGGTGAGGCGAACGTGCCGTTCTTCGCCATCAGCGGCAGCGAGTTCATCCAGATGTTCGTGGGCGTCGGCGCCAGCCGCGTGCGGGACATGTTCCGAACGGCCAAAGAGCACTCGCCGTGCGTCATCTTCATCGACGAGATCGACGCCGTCGGCCGGATGCGCGGCGCCGGGTACGGCGGCGGGTCCGACGAGCGCGAGCAGACGCTCAACCAGATCCTCTCGGAGATGGACGGGTTCCAGCCGACCGAGACCGTGATCGTGATGGCGGCGACCAACCGGCCGGACGTCCTCGACGCCGCCCTCTTGCGGCCGGGCCGGTTCGACCGGCACATCACCGTGGACCGGCCGACGTGGAAGGGCCGGCTCGAGATCCTGAAGGTCCACACGCGGAACAAGCCGCTGTCGGACCAGGTGGACCTGGAGCGCGTCGCCCGCAACATGGTCGGCATGAGCGGGGCCGAGCTGAAAAACCTGTGCAACGAGGCGGCGCTCCTGGCCGTCCGGAGCGGCCGGAACAAGGTGGAGCAGATCGACTTCGACCGGGCGGCGGACCGCGTGCGGCTCGGGGCGATGCGCGAGGAGCCGTTTAACGATCAGGAGAAGCGCCGGACCGCGTACCACGAGGCGGGACACGCGCTGTGCGCGTTCCTGATGCCCTCGGCCAACTCGCTGGACCGCGTATCGATCATCCCCCGCGGCCGGGCCGGCGGCGTCACGCTGTTCCAGCAGGACGAGGAGCGGGTGGACCACGCGCAGAGCGAGCTGCTCGCGATGCTGGTGATGAGCATGGGCGGCCGGGCGGCCGACAAGCTGGTGCTGGGGGAGCCGCTGTCCGGAGCGGTGGGCGACCTGAAACAGGCGACGCGTATCGCGCGCATCATGGTCACGCAGTTCGGGATGAGTGACCGGATCGGGCCGGTGTACCACCAGCAGGGCGAGGAACACGTGTTCCTCGGCAAGGAGATCGTCGAGTCGCGGGCGTACAGCGAGGGCACGGCCAGGCTGATCGACGAGGAGATCCAGCGCATCCTCGTGGACGCCGAGGCGCGGGCGACGGAACTGGTGCGCACGCACCGGGACAAGCTCGATGCCCTGGCCGAAGCGCTACTGCTGCACGAGGAGATCGACCGCGACGAGGTGGCGAAGGTGATGGCCGGGGTGCCGGTCGCCGAGCTGCGGCCGGAGCCGCCGAAGGCGCCGACACCGGCCCCGGCGCCCGCCGCTCCGGAACCGATCCCGGAACCCGCCCCGCCCAAGCCGGGGCTGGCGTTCGGGGGGGCGTAG
- a CDS encoding transposase has product MIDETGVFLNPLVRRSWAVRGQTPVIGGDGGHRKKVSVIGALSMSPKARRLGLYFATRPDGFFTADAVVPFLRDLLTHLRGKVVVLWDGGSNHQGPLIRAFLQRNRRLALERLPAYAPDLNPVEVVWSWLKYGQLANYVPDGIKELDNEILDRLIELRCDPNLLRNLWDGSDLPFPHLRTG; this is encoded by the coding sequence TTGATCGACGAAACCGGTGTGTTCCTCAACCCGCTGGTCCGCCGGTCCTGGGCGGTGCGGGGCCAGACCCCGGTGATCGGCGGGGACGGGGGGCACCGGAAGAAGGTGTCGGTCATCGGGGCGCTGAGCATGTCCCCGAAGGCCCGGCGCCTGGGGCTGTACTTCGCCACCCGCCCGGACGGGTTCTTTACGGCTGACGCCGTGGTTCCGTTCCTCCGCGACCTGTTGACGCACCTGCGGGGGAAGGTGGTGGTCCTGTGGGACGGTGGATCCAACCACCAAGGGCCGCTGATCCGGGCGTTCCTGCAACGGAACCGGCGCCTCGCCCTGGAGCGGTTGCCCGCGTACGCCCCGGACCTGAACCCAGTCGAGGTGGTCTGGTCGTGGCTCAAGTACGGGCAACTGGCCAACTATGTGCCCGACGGGATCAAGGAGTTGGATAACGAGATCCTGGACCGCCTCATCGAGTTGAGGTGCGACCCGAACCTCCTTCGGAACCTGTGGGACGGGTCGGATTTGCCCTTCCCACATCTGAGGACGGGTTAA
- a CDS encoding winged helix-turn-helix domain-containing protein gives MRPKGTAAELEARRRLAVQRVADGWSRAEVAAFLGVHRETVAEWVRAHKADGDPALAAKPHPGRPPFLTPEQEKQVLGWLAEAPTKHGFRTDLWTARRVAQLILQKLEVKFHPHYLREWLTKRNYTPQKPARRAKQRNPEAIAGWLQKDWPRIKKKSGARTPTSS, from the coding sequence ATGAGACCTAAAGGTACTGCGGCTGAGTTGGAAGCCCGTCGTCGCTTGGCCGTGCAGCGGGTGGCGGACGGGTGGTCCCGTGCCGAGGTGGCCGCGTTCCTCGGCGTCCACCGGGAAACGGTGGCCGAGTGGGTGCGGGCCCACAAGGCCGATGGGGACCCGGCTCTGGCGGCCAAACCACACCCGGGCCGCCCCCCGTTCCTGACCCCCGAGCAGGAAAAGCAGGTGCTCGGGTGGCTGGCCGAGGCGCCTACGAAGCACGGGTTCCGGACCGACCTGTGGACGGCCAGGCGGGTGGCCCAACTGATCCTCCAGAAGTTGGAGGTGAAATTCCACCCGCACTACCTGCGGGAATGGTTGACGAAGCGCAACTACACGCCCCAGAAGCCGGCCCGGCGGGCCAAGCAGCGGAACCCCGAAGCCATCGCGGGGTGGCTCCAGAAGGACTGGCCGCGGATCAAAAAAAAGTCCGGCGCCAGAACGCCCACCTCGTCTTGA
- a CDS encoding ApeA N-terminal domain 1-containing protein, whose product MEPFEIQGHWWTPNRPERCPGTLRCNEAGELHLHLFGAIVDSDRAVGNSFDIVYGEVVKLAGVKRTAPKGDFVTLLHSFVSSEHLNSSGTHTQTLFANRAFFGDTLLPSDAEWITRANLRISGLAGWASEVTGITRGAGSLFSKSWVRPEPIRIGFPKGELLLGAAVSAPSRARQWSLEESLGFSLTYHSPVTDSQLSKDAWVLQNFLTFATDRPNALTRLEVDRDGDEGMIPMTILGPAVFDDASAAEGVTPHELLFGYAAVSNRFEDVIRCWFDLSDKHPGAFAIYFGLKYNPPRYSDLRFQLMGQALSLYYTDNNARGTVHRSTNISSDSLTTSLDPLVRDELARTHPLLVLTSALRTFTGRFAVVFDPLIRAHDDNSRRPFLQMATRTFQYVIGREYGAPDEPKGTTYHWLTELLGFLWKIAILNDLGFTTEEQQKLLAQNRMYQHIRDQIALGFFDPARLKP is encoded by the coding sequence GTGGAGCCGTTCGAGATCCAAGGTCACTGGTGGACTCCGAATCGGCCGGAGCGGTGTCCGGGTACGCTCCGCTGTAACGAGGCGGGCGAACTCCACCTCCATCTCTTCGGCGCCATCGTGGACAGCGACCGCGCCGTTGGCAATTCTTTCGACATCGTGTACGGCGAGGTTGTGAAACTCGCTGGAGTGAAACGAACAGCTCCCAAGGGCGATTTCGTTACGTTGCTTCATAGTTTTGTGAGCAGCGAACACCTGAACTCGTCGGGAACGCATACGCAAACCCTCTTCGCAAACCGAGCATTCTTTGGCGATACCCTTCTGCCTTCGGACGCAGAGTGGATCACTCGCGCGAATTTGCGCATTTCCGGTTTGGCCGGATGGGCATCGGAAGTTACTGGCATCACGAGGGGAGCGGGTTCACTTTTCTCGAAGTCATGGGTGCGGCCAGAACCGATCCGGATCGGTTTCCCAAAGGGAGAGCTCCTGCTGGGCGCTGCGGTCTCCGCTCCATCTCGTGCCCGGCAGTGGAGCCTGGAGGAATCTCTGGGGTTCTCTCTGACCTACCATTCGCCGGTAACCGATTCGCAGCTATCGAAAGATGCCTGGGTACTCCAGAATTTTCTAACTTTTGCCACCGATCGACCTAATGCCCTGACGCGACTGGAAGTGGACCGAGACGGGGACGAGGGTATGATTCCCATGACAATCCTTGGCCCCGCCGTCTTCGATGACGCGAGTGCCGCAGAAGGCGTGACACCTCATGAGTTATTGTTCGGTTATGCGGCGGTGAGCAACCGGTTTGAAGACGTGATCCGTTGTTGGTTCGATCTGTCTGATAAGCACCCCGGAGCATTTGCGATTTATTTCGGTCTCAAGTACAACCCACCGCGGTACTCGGACCTTCGATTTCAGCTCATGGGGCAAGCACTTTCTCTGTACTACACGGACAATAACGCACGCGGAACCGTGCATCGGTCCACGAACATCTCGTCGGACAGCCTGACAACTTCACTTGACCCACTCGTTCGCGACGAGCTGGCGCGAACACATCCCTTACTCGTTTTGACGAGCGCCTTGCGAACATTTACCGGCCGTTTCGCAGTCGTATTCGACCCGCTCATTCGCGCCCACGATGACAATAGCCGCAGGCCGTTCCTGCAAATGGCAACCCGAACGTTCCAATACGTCATCGGGCGTGAATACGGCGCTCCCGATGAGCCCAAAGGAACGACGTACCACTGGCTGACGGAACTGCTCGGCTTTCTATGGAAGATCGCGATTCTGAACGATTTAGGCTTCACAACCGAAGAGCAACAAAAACTGCTCGCCCAAAACCGAATGTATCAGCACATTCGAGACCAGATCGCGCTTGGGTTCTTTGATCCGGCGCGGTTGAAGCCGTAA
- a CDS encoding tubulin-like doman-containing protein, translating into MNWLREPDTEPLPGYRLIEPIGTGGFGEVWKCVAPGGIHKAIKFVYGNLNALDGDDARAVQEMKALERVKQVRHPFVLSIEQIQDVGGELVIVMELADKNLHECLVEYQQAGRPGVPRDILLGFLDDAAVGLDHLIEKHNLQHLDVKPRNLFTVADRVKVADFGLVKQLERSSASGLMGGVTPIYAAPETFQNKISKHSDQYSLAIVYVELLTGKRPFPGKNIRQLALQHMTEPPDLSMLPEADRPILARALAKNPDERFPSCTAFIRALGVPRDGTGSSGSGGSGVPGGGVREPAAWAKAGRTVHDVDLTPPAYAAAGGVAVMAGPARPSAGPHVEIDEHHLLGSTAVQKETGVLRPTVLIGIGSFGRRALQELRCRLTDRVGDVVQVPCFRFLYVDCDPDAMEKAVSAPPDVALAQDEVFQVPLQPVTQYRRRQLDQILDWLPREKLYSIPRSLHAGGSRALGRLAFCDNYLRFVTRLRREFQIASHPESLAQSADQTGLTVRDNTPQVYVFASGSGGSGGMLIDLGYAVRRVLGRMTAAPAPVTAFVYAAAPTDPNTGDGELANLYATVTELNHYADPDVAFVAHYGGPEGPRVENRGLPFTSTYLLPMPERTAGAFRDCVSHLAGYVSHDLTTPLGAALEQARAQPVGFNRSPFRSFGTYGVWFPRGLLLRSAAQKICTALLKEWTTDAPPADAEALKQVVAEAVDDPRLKPDAVRQQIEADAVRGADGGPADQIERWLTGLEGQINATGRRPDAGAWSRAVWEQARDLIGTRPTGEQDSTVRRSRTAKLLEDAVKRVAEAWGNEFAEVVRPLEQLPGHRLGAIGTALTRLIAVCTEWGDAAAARAAQFAAKARQAKSDVQSAHDVCQAGSGTFSFFGGRTGRSMRHFLDQIRAFARVRLQEDLTDATAKFYRALRARLEDQLRELAYCRTRLDMLVRALECPLANLPVSSDTPVSLSEDALQQTLHPTNTLNVVLPAGDTHIERSAARVVKGVKPADVVRLEVALQKLVLEPRGGLTALCRMNADMSRTLIGPMVEQTTAFLGDLLPVTDVTEVEVSAARARKVDVAARIQNYHTRSAPPCGAAADTQTYVLVPDSESGKAFTRVIQKAVPEALTIPVNGAATDLMFCREHGSLRADEVAALLSGCLPAYYQSLATPHTAPHARFDVTEWMPLSE; encoded by the coding sequence ATGAATTGGCTTCGTGAGCCCGACACCGAGCCGTTGCCCGGTTACCGCCTGATCGAACCCATCGGCACCGGCGGGTTCGGCGAGGTGTGGAAGTGCGTCGCGCCCGGCGGCATCCACAAGGCGATCAAGTTCGTCTACGGCAACCTCAACGCCCTGGACGGCGACGACGCGCGCGCCGTGCAGGAGATGAAGGCGCTCGAGCGCGTCAAACAGGTGCGCCACCCGTTCGTGCTGTCGATCGAGCAGATCCAGGACGTGGGCGGCGAACTCGTCATCGTGATGGAGCTGGCCGACAAGAACCTGCACGAGTGCCTCGTCGAGTACCAGCAGGCCGGGCGGCCGGGCGTCCCGCGCGACATCCTCCTCGGGTTCCTCGACGACGCCGCCGTCGGCCTCGACCACCTCATCGAGAAGCACAACCTCCAGCACCTCGACGTCAAGCCGCGCAACCTGTTCACGGTCGCCGACCGGGTGAAGGTGGCCGACTTCGGGCTGGTGAAGCAGCTCGAGCGGTCCAGCGCGTCCGGGCTGATGGGCGGGGTGACGCCCATTTACGCGGCGCCCGAGACGTTCCAGAACAAGATCAGCAAGCACTCGGACCAGTACAGTCTCGCCATCGTGTACGTGGAACTGCTGACCGGGAAGCGGCCGTTCCCGGGCAAGAACATCCGGCAGCTCGCGCTCCAGCACATGACCGAGCCGCCGGACCTGTCCATGCTGCCGGAGGCGGACCGGCCGATCCTGGCCCGCGCCCTGGCGAAGAACCCGGACGAGCGGTTCCCGTCGTGCACCGCGTTCATCCGCGCGCTCGGCGTCCCGCGCGACGGCACCGGGAGCAGCGGGAGCGGCGGCAGCGGCGTCCCGGGCGGCGGCGTGCGCGAGCCGGCCGCGTGGGCGAAGGCGGGCCGCACCGTCCACGACGTGGACCTCACGCCGCCGGCGTACGCGGCGGCCGGCGGGGTGGCCGTGATGGCCGGCCCGGCCCGCCCGAGCGCCGGGCCGCACGTGGAGATCGACGAGCACCACCTGCTCGGCTCGACCGCGGTGCAGAAGGAGACCGGCGTCCTCCGGCCGACCGTGCTGATCGGCATCGGCAGCTTCGGCCGCCGCGCGCTCCAGGAGCTCCGGTGCCGGCTGACGGACCGCGTCGGCGACGTGGTGCAGGTGCCGTGCTTCCGCTTCCTGTACGTAGACTGCGACCCGGACGCGATGGAGAAGGCCGTTAGCGCGCCGCCGGACGTGGCCCTCGCCCAGGACGAAGTGTTCCAGGTGCCGCTCCAGCCGGTCACGCAGTACCGGCGGCGGCAGCTCGACCAGATCCTCGACTGGCTGCCGCGGGAGAAGCTGTACTCGATCCCGCGGAGCCTCCACGCCGGCGGGTCGCGGGCCCTGGGCCGGCTGGCGTTCTGCGACAACTACTTGCGGTTCGTCACCCGGCTGCGGCGCGAGTTCCAGATCGCCAGCCACCCCGAGTCGCTCGCGCAATCGGCCGACCAGACCGGGCTGACGGTGCGCGACAACACGCCGCAGGTGTACGTGTTCGCCAGCGGCTCCGGCGGCTCCGGCGGGATGCTCATCGACCTCGGGTACGCGGTCCGCCGGGTGCTGGGCCGGATGACCGCGGCGCCGGCGCCGGTGACCGCGTTCGTGTACGCGGCGGCCCCGACCGACCCGAACACCGGCGACGGCGAACTCGCCAACCTGTACGCCACGGTCACCGAGCTGAACCACTACGCCGACCCGGACGTGGCGTTCGTCGCCCACTACGGCGGCCCCGAGGGGCCGCGGGTGGAGAACCGCGGCCTGCCGTTCACGTCCACCTACCTGCTGCCGATGCCCGAGCGCACCGCGGGCGCGTTCCGCGACTGCGTGTCCCACCTGGCCGGGTACGTGTCGCACGACCTGACGACCCCACTCGGCGCCGCGCTCGAACAGGCCCGCGCGCAGCCCGTCGGCTTCAACCGCAGCCCGTTCCGCTCGTTCGGCACCTACGGCGTGTGGTTCCCGCGGGGCCTGCTGCTCCGGTCCGCCGCGCAGAAGATCTGCACCGCCCTGCTGAAGGAGTGGACGACCGATGCCCCGCCGGCCGACGCCGAGGCGCTGAAACAGGTGGTCGCCGAGGCGGTCGACGACCCGCGGCTGAAGCCGGACGCGGTCCGCCAGCAGATCGAGGCCGACGCGGTGCGCGGGGCCGACGGCGGCCCGGCCGACCAGATCGAGCGCTGGCTCACCGGCCTGGAGGGGCAGATCAACGCGACCGGGCGCCGCCCGGACGCCGGGGCGTGGTCGCGGGCCGTGTGGGAGCAGGCCCGCGACCTGATCGGCACGCGCCCGACCGGCGAGCAGGACAGCACCGTCCGCCGCAGCCGCACGGCGAAGCTGCTGGAGGACGCGGTGAAGCGCGTGGCGGAGGCGTGGGGGAACGAGTTCGCCGAGGTGGTGCGGCCGCTCGAGCAGCTGCCCGGCCACCGGCTCGGGGCCATCGGCACCGCGCTCACCCGGCTGATCGCCGTGTGCACCGAGTGGGGCGACGCCGCGGCGGCCCGCGCCGCCCAGTTCGCGGCGAAGGCCCGGCAGGCGAAGAGCGACGTGCAGTCGGCCCACGACGTGTGCCAGGCGGGGAGCGGCACGTTCAGCTTCTTCGGCGGCCGCACGGGCCGGAGCATGCGGCACTTCCTCGACCAGATCCGCGCCTTCGCCCGCGTGCGGCTCCAGGAGGACCTCACCGACGCGACGGCCAAGTTCTACCGCGCGCTCCGCGCCCGGCTCGAGGACCAGCTCCGGGAGCTGGCGTACTGCCGCACCCGGCTCGACATGCTGGTGCGGGCGCTGGAGTGCCCGCTGGCGAACCTGCCCGTGTCCTCGGACACGCCCGTGTCGCTGTCCGAGGACGCGCTCCAACAGACCCTCCACCCGACGAACACGCTCAACGTGGTGCTCCCGGCCGGCGACACGCACATCGAGCGGTCGGCGGCGCGGGTCGTGAAGGGGGTGAAACCGGCGGACGTGGTGCGGCTGGAGGTCGCGCTCCAGAAGCTCGTACTCGAGCCGCGGGGCGGGCTGACCGCGCTGTGCCGCATGAACGCCGACATGAGCCGCACGCTCATCGGCCCGATGGTGGAGCAGACGACCGCGTTCCTCGGCGACCTGTTACCAGTGACGGACGTGACCGAGGTAGAGGTGTCGGCGGCGCGGGCGCGGAAGGTGGACGTGGCGGCGCGCATCCAGAACTACCACACCCGCTCGGCGCCGCCGTGCGGGGCGGCGGCCGACACCCAGACCTACGTCTTGGTCCCCGATTCCGAATCGGGCAAGGCGTTCACCCGGGTGATCCAGAAGGCGGTGCCGGAGGCGCTGACGATCCCGGTCAACGGGGCGGCGACGGACCTGATGTTCTGCCGCGAGCACGGCAGCCTGCGCGCGGACGAGGTGGCGGCGCTCCTGTCGGGGTGCCTGCCGGCGTACTACCAGTCGCTCGCCACCCCGCACACCGCGCCCCACGCGCGGTTCGACGTGACCGAGTGGATGCCTTTGTCGGAGTAG
- a CDS encoding DUF1559 domain-containing protein, protein MPRRIRAAFTLIELLVVVAIIAILIGLLLPAVQKVRSAAARMTCQNNLKQIGLASHNYINSNNNQLPTNFTIISDPAVQASYPNYPGFTGNFAPSPQYGWALVLLPYLEQNNIFTQFDLTQSWNATDANRAAASHVIPGYICPSAPHGPRTVLNTASGVSFRAGASDYVGVAGAYHLAVGQDPTHYFPGAMHFRSGTPMRIPNVTDGLSNTLIIVEKADSPYQWKAGVMTGGTDSSTGNGWAGTLWNDMRSYSFDGLTQFGECAVNCNNGAAPYGFHTGGANVLFLDGSVHFLTQGGSNQALLVALSSIAGGEVLSSGDF, encoded by the coding sequence ATGCCCCGCCGAATCCGTGCGGCGTTCACGCTGATCGAGTTACTGGTGGTCGTCGCGATCATTGCCATCCTGATCGGCCTCCTGCTACCGGCCGTCCAGAAAGTGCGGTCCGCCGCGGCCCGCATGACGTGCCAGAACAACCTCAAGCAGATCGGCCTGGCCTCGCACAACTACATCAACAGCAATAACAACCAGCTCCCGACCAACTTCACGATCATCTCGGACCCGGCCGTGCAGGCGAGCTACCCGAACTACCCGGGGTTCACCGGCAATTTTGCCCCCAGTCCGCAGTACGGATGGGCCCTGGTGCTCCTGCCCTACCTGGAACAGAACAACATCTTCACGCAGTTCGACCTCACCCAGAGCTGGAACGCGACCGACGCGAACCGGGCCGCGGCGTCCCACGTCATTCCCGGTTACATTTGCCCGTCCGCACCGCACGGCCCCCGCACCGTGCTGAACACGGCGAGCGGCGTGAGCTTCCGGGCCGGGGCGTCGGACTACGTGGGGGTCGCCGGCGCGTACCACCTCGCCGTCGGCCAGGACCCGACCCACTACTTCCCCGGCGCGATGCACTTCCGGTCGGGCACCCCGATGAGGATCCCGAACGTGACCGACGGGCTGTCCAACACGCTCATCATCGTGGAAAAAGCGGACAGCCCCTATCAGTGGAAGGCGGGCGTGATGACCGGCGGAACCGACTCCAGCACCGGCAACGGCTGGGCCGGCACCCTCTGGAACGACATGCGATCGTACTCGTTCGACGGCCTGACGCAGTTCGGCGAGTGCGCGGTGAACTGCAACAACGGGGCCGCCCCGTACGGGTTCCACACGGGCGGGGCGAACGTCCTGTTCCTCGACGGCTCCGTCCACTTCTTGACCCAGGGCGGCAGCAACCAGGCCCTGCTCGTCGCCCTGAGCAGCATCGCGGGCGGCGAGGTCCTGTCCTCCGGCGATTTCTGA
- a CDS encoding carboxypeptidase regulatory-like domain-containing protein — protein MRNVIRATAMPALALLVAGPALGCSRGPALPDTAVPVFKVTGALTYKGAPMGGALVTFHPATQPPGARAIAPSTTAGASGRYTVTTYVTGDGAPAGEYAVTIYWPGPQRGRRPTVDGGDEPLAPDQLKRAYADPKTAKLRATVREQDNVIDFTLP, from the coding sequence GTGCGAAACGTGATCCGCGCGACGGCCATGCCGGCTCTGGCGCTTCTTGTCGCGGGCCCCGCGCTCGGGTGCTCCCGCGGTCCGGCGCTGCCGGACACCGCCGTCCCCGTGTTCAAGGTCACGGGGGCGCTGACGTACAAGGGCGCGCCGATGGGCGGCGCCCTCGTCACCTTCCACCCCGCGACGCAACCGCCCGGCGCCCGGGCGATCGCACCGAGTACCACGGCGGGCGCGAGCGGGCGGTACACCGTGACGACCTACGTGACCGGCGACGGCGCGCCGGCCGGCGAGTACGCCGTCACGATTTACTGGCCCGGCCCGCAGCGGGGGAGGCGGCCGACGGTCGACGGCGGCGACGAGCCGCTCGCCCCCGACCAACTGAAGCGGGCCTACGCCGACCCGAAAACCGCGAAGCTCCGCGCGACCGTGCGCGAGCAGGACAACGTGATCGACTTCACCCTCCCCTGA
- a CDS encoding DUF1559 family PulG-like putative transporter: MIPTPDRPRPGFTLFDLAVATALGLVALGLLLPAVQKARAGDARKRCENNLKKMGSAVQGYATARDDLLPNNLTITPVPGSAPPMNGIGPPYGSWNTLLLPHLGHEKEYRAFDLRYDWSDAKDSTNQKAAAARVPEFVCPGAPNPERTVRTKDAAGTEFAAGVTDYCGVPAAYSNDTQPSNLHAGAMNYRYGSYQIHNTDIGDGTSNTIIVVEMGDKPNGWRAGKLVHDNADKVHTNTGIGSGQWAAPNWNHIRSYSFDGATAFGECAVNCSNGAAIYGFHDGGANALFVDGSVRFLGRANTSQALLIALVTTNGGEPLAAGDF; encoded by the coding sequence GTGATCCCGACACCCGACCGGCCCCGCCCCGGATTCACGCTCTTCGACCTCGCGGTCGCGACCGCGCTCGGGCTCGTCGCGCTCGGGCTCCTGTTGCCCGCCGTGCAAAAGGCGCGGGCCGGGGACGCGCGGAAGCGGTGCGAGAACAACCTGAAAAAAATGGGCTCAGCGGTTCAGGGGTACGCGACGGCCCGCGACGACCTGCTCCCGAACAACCTGACGATCACGCCCGTGCCCGGGTCCGCCCCGCCGATGAACGGGATCGGGCCGCCTTACGGGAGCTGGAACACGCTGCTGCTGCCGCACCTCGGCCACGAGAAGGAGTACCGCGCGTTCGACCTGCGGTACGACTGGTCCGACGCGAAGGACTCGACGAACCAGAAGGCCGCCGCCGCCCGCGTCCCGGAGTTCGTCTGCCCCGGCGCGCCGAACCCCGAGCGGACCGTGCGGACCAAGGACGCCGCCGGCACCGAGTTCGCCGCCGGCGTCACGGACTACTGCGGGGTGCCCGCCGCGTACTCCAACGACACCCAGCCGTCGAACCTGCACGCGGGGGCCATGAACTACCGTTACGGTTCGTACCAGATCCACAACACGGACATCGGGGACGGGACCTCGAACACGATCATCGTCGTCGAAATGGGCGACAAGCCCAACGGCTGGCGCGCGGGGAAACTCGTCCACGACAACGCGGACAAGGTTCACACCAACACGGGGATCGGCAGCGGGCAGTGGGCGGCCCCGAACTGGAACCACATCCGGTCCTACTCGTTCGACGGCGCGACCGCGTTCGGCGAGTGCGCCGTGAACTGTAGCAACGGGGCCGCGATCTACGGCTTCCACGACGGCGGCGCCAACGCCCTGTTCGTGGACGGCTCGGTGCGGTTCCTCGGCCGGGCGAACACCTCACAAGCCCTGTTGATCGCCCTCGTGACCACCAACGGCGGCGAACCGCTCGCCGCCGGCGACTTCTGA